One stretch of Niallia sp. XMNu-256 DNA includes these proteins:
- the murB gene encoding UDP-N-acetylmuramate dehydrogenase → MNELMRELIENNVGKVKKDEPLARHTTMKIGGPAQVFIEPFSVEGLEKTMRALKKYKVNWRAIGRGSNLLVSDEGIEGAVIKLGNNLNHMELNGSDLTVGAGYSLVALAVLISRKGLSGLEFASGIPGSVGGAVYMNAGAHGSDISKILTEAHILFADGTMQWVSNQEMEFSYRTSVLQKKRPGIVVEARFVLTEGDKEEIVAVMQKNKDYRKVTQPYDSPCAGSIFRNPLPNYAGKLIEEAGLKGFQIGGAQISEMHGNFIVNAGNAKAEDVLDLINYVKKTIYEKYNVQMETEVEIIGKVKEM, encoded by the coding sequence ATAAATGAGTTAATGCGGGAACTTATTGAAAACAATGTAGGAAAAGTCAAAAAAGATGAACCGTTAGCACGTCATACAACCATGAAAATCGGTGGTCCCGCCCAAGTTTTTATTGAGCCTTTCTCGGTGGAAGGTTTAGAAAAAACAATGAGGGCGTTAAAGAAATATAAAGTCAATTGGCGGGCCATTGGTAGAGGTTCGAACCTGCTTGTTTCAGATGAAGGAATTGAAGGGGCTGTTATAAAGCTAGGAAACAATTTGAACCATATGGAATTAAACGGGTCCGATTTAACGGTTGGTGCTGGATATTCTCTCGTTGCACTTGCGGTGCTGATCAGTAGAAAGGGCTTGTCAGGGTTGGAATTTGCTAGCGGAATCCCTGGCTCAGTAGGTGGCGCAGTATATATGAACGCTGGTGCCCATGGGTCTGATATTTCTAAGATTTTAACTGAGGCTCACATCCTATTTGCAGATGGCACAATGCAATGGGTATCCAATCAGGAGATGGAATTTTCATACCGTACCTCTGTTTTACAGAAAAAACGGCCTGGAATTGTAGTGGAAGCCAGGTTTGTGTTAACGGAGGGCGATAAAGAGGAAATCGTTGCGGTTATGCAAAAAAATAAAGATTATCGAAAGGTAACACAACCGTATGATTCTCCATGTGCAGGCAGTATATTTAGAAATCCATTACCCAATTATGCAGGCAAGCTGATTGAAGAAGCCGGACTTAAAGGGTTCCAAATTGGTGGAGCGCAAATTTCTGAAATGCATGGAAACTTTATTGTTAATGCTGGAAATGCGAAAGCAGAGGATGTTCTTGACCTCATAAACTATGTGAAAAAGACCATTTATGAAAAGTACAATGTCCAAATGGAGACAGAAGTGGAAATTATTGGAAAAGTAAAGGAAATGTAA
- a CDS encoding YlmC/YmxH family sporulation protein, which yields MVRISEFQIKDVVNVGDGKKLGNISDIDINLQTGKIEAIIISGTGKILGFFGKEEEVIIPWRNILKIGEDVILVRFKEANEFSGQDEDD from the coding sequence ATGGTAAGAATTTCTGAGTTTCAAATAAAAGATGTTGTAAATGTCGGAGATGGAAAAAAGCTTGGGAATATCAGTGATATTGATATCAATTTACAAACAGGAAAAATAGAAGCAATTATTATATCCGGAACCGGTAAAATCCTTGGCTTTTTCGGTAAGGAGGAAGAAGTCATTATTCCATGGCGCAATATTTTAAAAATTGGTGAAGATGTAATATTAGTTAGGTTTAAAGAAGCAAATGAATTTAGTGGACAGGATGAGGATGATTAG
- a CDS encoding FtsQ-type POTRA domain-containing protein, with amino-acid sequence MVEKKNVVSIEDRIPKLKEQRRKKANRRLIFLLLLFFILIACILYFQSPLSHVQAIKVGGNDVYSEQDIIDQADLTHDTNIWKVENEEVEEKIGQLPEIRKVEVKKKFPSTILVQIEELKRIAYVSVENYFLPVLENGKILSENQSTTIPLNAPILFSFTEDKALKEMIIAIEQLPEEVLNSISEVHYDPTDSDEFHISLYMNDGNEVSATIRTFAEKMVHYPAIVSQLEPNQKGVINLEVGSYFKAFEPEGDEPNEERGQASEENDVQEEISD; translated from the coding sequence ATGGTTGAAAAAAAGAACGTTGTCTCAATTGAAGATCGAATTCCAAAGTTAAAAGAACAACGGAGAAAAAAAGCAAACCGTAGACTAATTTTTTTATTACTACTGTTTTTTATTTTGATCGCATGTATCTTGTATTTTCAATCCCCATTAAGTCATGTCCAGGCCATAAAGGTTGGCGGAAATGATGTATATTCTGAACAAGACATAATCGATCAGGCGGATTTAACGCATGACACCAATATTTGGAAAGTTGAAAACGAAGAAGTTGAAGAAAAAATCGGCCAATTACCTGAAATTAGAAAAGTAGAAGTAAAAAAGAAATTTCCATCTACAATTCTTGTACAAATAGAAGAATTAAAGCGAATTGCTTATGTCTCTGTAGAAAATTACTTTTTACCTGTTTTAGAAAACGGAAAAATCCTTAGTGAAAATCAAAGTACAACCATTCCCTTAAATGCCCCGATTCTGTTCAGCTTTACAGAAGATAAAGCTTTAAAGGAAATGATAATAGCAATTGAACAGCTTCCTGAAGAAGTGTTAAATTCCATTTCGGAAGTTCACTATGATCCTACGGATTCTGATGAATTTCATATTTCCCTGTATATGAATGATGGTAATGAAGTAAGTGCTACGATTCGCACGTTTGCAGAGAAAATGGTCCATTATCCAGCAATTGTAAGTCAGTTAGAGCCAAATCAAAAGGGAGTCATTAATTTAGAGGTAGGTTCATATTTTAAGGCGTTTGAGCCAGAAGGAGATGAACCAAATGAAGAAAGAGGACAAGCCTCTGAAGAAAATGACGTTCAAGAAGAAATTTCAGACTAA
- the sigE gene encoding RNA polymerase sporulation sigma factor SigE: protein MKTLKLKLSYIWYKLLMKLGLRTDEVFYIGGSEALPPPLNKEEEAMLIEKLPNGDKAARSILIERNLRLVVYIARKFENTGINIEDLISIGTIGLIKAVNTFNPEKKIKLATYASRCIENEILMYLRRNNKIRSEVSFDEPLNIDWDGNELLLSDVLGTEEDIITKDLEASVDKKLLLKALHQLSDREKQIMELRFGLGSGEEKTQKDVADMLGISQSYISRLEKRIIKRLKKEFNKMV from the coding sequence ATGAAAACTCTTAAACTCAAATTATCTTATATTTGGTACAAACTATTAATGAAACTAGGCTTGAGAACTGATGAGGTTTTTTATATTGGTGGAAGTGAAGCATTGCCACCTCCTCTTAATAAAGAAGAAGAGGCTATGTTAATCGAAAAGTTACCGAATGGGGATAAAGCAGCCAGATCAATCCTTATTGAAAGGAATCTAAGGTTGGTTGTTTATATAGCAAGGAAATTTGAAAACACTGGAATCAACATTGAGGATTTAATAAGTATTGGCACGATTGGTCTAATTAAAGCTGTTAATACATTTAATCCAGAGAAGAAAATTAAATTGGCTACATATGCATCTAGATGTATTGAAAATGAAATATTAATGTATTTAAGAAGGAATAATAAGATTCGCTCAGAAGTTTCATTTGACGAACCATTAAACATTGATTGGGATGGAAACGAATTACTTCTTTCGGATGTATTAGGAACTGAAGAAGACATCATTACAAAGGATTTAGAAGCAAGTGTGGATAAAAAACTATTATTAAAAGCACTTCATCAACTTTCTGATCGAGAAAAACAAATTATGGAGCTTAGGTTTGGGCTTGGCAGCGGTGAGGAAAAAACGCAAAAAGATGTTGCGGATATGCTGGGAATTTCTCAATCCTATATCTCACGACTTGAAAAAAGAATCATTAAAAGATTAAAAAAGGAATTTAATAAAATGGTTTAA
- a CDS encoding DUF881 domain-containing protein has translation MKGKKYISMSVITLTTGFMLSVQYQTVQEPVVRDTRDTWELREDLVIEKERYLNLLREIESNDEKIKQYETERVPEKEKVLKDTLKELKTEAGLTEIKSPGLIITIDYANEGLLLGETIRPVSAYLLQSLINELNQYGAKHLAINENRIINTSVIREINGTTKVDGQIIEQIPITIKVGVEDLQRAEELSKRMQVSKSSAEFFVDNYQLSISAPLSSISIPSYKGNIVVRNMELAENNKGG, from the coding sequence TTGAAGGGAAAAAAATATATCAGTATGTCGGTGATTACTCTTACAACTGGTTTTATGCTATCTGTTCAATATCAAACAGTTCAAGAGCCAGTTGTAAGAGATACACGTGATACATGGGAGTTAAGGGAAGATTTGGTAATAGAGAAAGAACGATACCTAAATTTACTGCGTGAAATCGAATCGAATGATGAGAAAATTAAACAATATGAAACAGAAAGAGTTCCAGAAAAAGAAAAAGTGTTAAAAGATACATTAAAGGAACTGAAGACGGAGGCGGGATTAACAGAAATTAAGTCTCCAGGACTAATCATCACCATTGATTATGCGAACGAAGGGCTGTTATTGGGGGAAACAATCCGCCCTGTCTCTGCTTACCTGTTACAAAGTCTTATCAATGAATTAAATCAATATGGTGCCAAACATTTAGCTATTAATGAGAATCGAATCATTAATACTTCTGTCATCAGAGAAATAAATGGAACAACAAAAGTTGATGGCCAAATCATAGAACAAATTCCAATTACCATTAAAGTAGGAGTAGAAGATTTGCAAAGGGCAGAAGAATTATCTAAGCGTATGCAAGTTTCTAAATCCTCCGCTGAATTCTTTGTGGATAATTATCAATTATCGATCTCGGCTCCACTTTCAAGTATTTCAATTCCTTCTTATAAAGGCAACATTGTAGTCCGGAATATGGAGTTGGCAGAGAATAATAAAGGAGGGTAA
- the pgeF gene encoding peptidoglycan editing factor PgeF: protein MDPFILKDKEYFHLPDWVRKSPDLAVGFTTKNGGLSQGKLDSLNMGFHVNDRTNNVCENRQIVAQKLGFPTDHWVGAEQTHEVNIKTISSTDKGKGGNDYESAFSRTDGFITFERGILLTLCYADCVPIYFLHPQSKAIGVAHAGWKGTVGGIAQKMIQNFQFYGIHPSEILVAIGPSICENCYIVDDYVINLVQNRLEGVESKPYKEVSPNQYALNLKECNKEILISAGVLRENILVTQLCTSCSKDYFYSHRRDQGSTGRMISFIGWKEANF, encoded by the coding sequence ATGGATCCTTTTATTCTTAAAGATAAAGAGTACTTTCACCTTCCTGATTGGGTCCGAAAATCTCCTGATTTAGCAGTTGGATTTACAACCAAAAACGGCGGTCTTAGTCAAGGTAAACTAGATAGTTTGAATATGGGGTTTCATGTAAATGACCGTACAAACAATGTTTGCGAGAACCGTCAAATAGTAGCACAAAAATTAGGTTTTCCGACCGATCATTGGGTTGGTGCAGAACAAACACATGAAGTAAATATAAAAACAATTTCATCCACTGATAAAGGCAAGGGTGGAAATGATTATGAGTCAGCATTTAGCCGTACCGATGGATTTATTACCTTTGAACGTGGCATTTTACTGACTTTATGTTATGCTGACTGTGTCCCTATTTACTTCTTACACCCCCAATCAAAAGCAATTGGAGTTGCCCATGCGGGATGGAAAGGTACAGTAGGTGGCATTGCCCAAAAGATGATTCAGAATTTTCAATTCTATGGAATTCATCCAAGTGAGATTCTAGTGGCAATCGGCCCTTCTATATGCGAAAATTGTTATATAGTTGATGACTATGTCATAAATTTAGTGCAAAATAGACTAGAAGGTGTCGAATCTAAACCATACAAGGAAGTTAGTCCAAATCAATATGCATTAAATTTAAAAGAATGTAATAAAGAAATACTTATATCGGCAGGAGTACTGCGAGAGAACATCCTTGTTACCCAACTTTGCACCAGTTGCAGTAAAGACTATTTTTATTCCCATCGAAGAGACCAAGGTAGTACCGGCCGAATGATTAGTTTTATTGGCTGGAAGGAGGCCAATTTTTAA
- a CDS encoding DUF881 domain-containing protein, protein MKKEDKPLKKMTFKKKFQTKYLILTIVALVFGFMISYSYHLTSQQQGSSTITSSQYERDMELRNELIQQEEKNLILQKELNEKQKHLLQIEQNLSDETTEFYNLTEDTEKFRMYLGKVKVKGSGIQVTLDDAEYNPQHQNPNQYIVHEHHVFKVINELKISGASSIAVNGQKISHDSYILCNGPVIEIDGKQHPAPFVITAIGDGDIMAASLNIKGGVKDVLVNENVQFTIEKKEDIVINTKLEG, encoded by the coding sequence ATGAAGAAAGAGGACAAGCCTCTGAAGAAAATGACGTTCAAGAAGAAATTTCAGACTAAATATTTGATCTTGACAATTGTCGCACTTGTTTTTGGTTTTATGATTTCTTATTCCTATCATTTAACATCCCAGCAACAAGGGTCTTCAACTATTACTAGCAGCCAGTATGAAAGGGATATGGAGTTAAGAAATGAATTAATTCAACAAGAGGAAAAAAATCTAATCCTACAAAAGGAATTAAATGAAAAACAAAAACACTTGTTACAAATTGAACAAAACCTTTCCGATGAAACGACAGAATTTTATAACCTTACAGAGGATACAGAGAAATTTAGAATGTATTTAGGAAAGGTGAAGGTGAAAGGAAGTGGAATTCAAGTTACGTTAGACGATGCAGAATATAATCCGCAACATCAAAATCCAAACCAATATATCGTTCATGAGCATCATGTTTTTAAAGTAATCAATGAACTAAAAATTTCAGGTGCTAGTTCTATAGCAGTTAACGGGCAAAAGATTTCACACGATTCGTACATACTTTGCAATGGTCCAGTCATAGAAATTGATGGAAAACAACATCCCGCACCTTTCGTTATTACGGCCATTGGTGATGGAGACATAATGGCTGCTTCCCTTAATATTAAAGGTGGGGTTAAAGACGTTTTAGTAAATGAAAATGTCCAATTTACTATAGAAAAAAAGGAAGATATTGTCATCAATACAAAATTAGAAGGTTAA
- a CDS encoding small basic family protein — protein sequence MWLPMVGLLIGLLLGFLTDIKIPAEYSNYLSIAILAALDSLVGGMRAHLQNVYEEKVFVSGFFFNIILAASLSFLGVHLGVDLYLAAVFAFGVRLFQNIAVIRRILLVKWSAKKENM from the coding sequence ATGTGGCTTCCAATGGTAGGATTGTTGATTGGCCTTTTACTTGGTTTTCTCACGGATATTAAAATACCGGCAGAGTATTCGAACTATCTATCTATCGCTATTTTAGCGGCATTAGATTCTTTAGTTGGTGGGATGAGAGCCCATTTGCAAAATGTATATGAAGAAAAAGTATTTGTATCAGGTTTTTTCTTTAATATAATTTTAGCAGCAAGTTTATCTTTTCTAGGTGTTCATCTTGGTGTAGACTTATACTTAGCGGCTGTTTTTGCCTTTGGAGTAAGGCTTTTTCAAAACATAGCGGTTATTCGCAGAATTCTACTGGTGAAATGGTCTGCAAAGAAGGAAAATATGTAA
- the sigG gene encoding RNA polymerase sporulation sigma factor SigG yields MTRNKVEICGVDTSKLPVLKNEEMRLLFKKVQQEGDLSAREQLVNGNLRLVLSVIQRFNNRGEFVDDLFQVGCIGLMKSIDNFDLSQNVKFSTYAVPMIIGEIRRYLRDNNPIRVSRSLRDIAYKALQVRERLMSKTSREPTAEEIAKELDVPHEEIVFALDAIQDPVSLFEPIYNDGGDPIFVVDQLSDEKNKDINWIEEIALKEGMRRLNDREKLILRKRFFQGKTQMEVAEEIGISQAQVSRLEKAAIKQMNKNIQS; encoded by the coding sequence TTGACTCGAAATAAAGTTGAAATTTGCGGTGTTGATACATCAAAACTTCCAGTATTAAAGAACGAAGAAATGAGATTGCTTTTTAAGAAAGTACAGCAAGAAGGAGATTTATCCGCACGTGAACAGCTCGTTAACGGAAACTTGCGCCTTGTATTAAGCGTCATCCAACGTTTTAATAATAGGGGAGAGTTTGTTGATGATCTATTTCAAGTTGGCTGTATTGGACTTATGAAATCAATTGATAATTTTGATTTAAGTCAAAACGTGAAGTTCTCTACTTATGCAGTGCCAATGATTATTGGAGAAATACGACGCTATTTGCGGGACAATAATCCGATCCGTGTTTCTCGGTCATTACGGGATATTGCATACAAAGCATTACAAGTTCGTGAGCGATTGATGAGTAAAACATCACGGGAACCAACAGCTGAAGAAATTGCAAAAGAGCTTGATGTGCCACATGAGGAAATTGTATTTGCATTAGATGCGATTCAAGATCCTGTTTCGCTATTTGAACCCATCTACAATGATGGAGGAGATCCTATTTTTGTTGTGGATCAATTAAGTGATGAAAAGAATAAGGACATTAATTGGATTGAGGAAATTGCTCTCAAAGAGGGCATGCGGAGATTAAATGACCGAGAAAAATTAATTTTACGAAAAAGATTTTTTCAGGGTAAAACACAAATGGAAGTTGCTGAGGAAATTGGTATATCACAGGCCCAAGTTTCTCGTCTAGAAAAAGCCGCAATCAAACAGATGAACAAAAATATTCAAAGTTAA
- the ftsZ gene encoding cell division protein FtsZ, translating into MLEFETSLDTLARIKVIGVGGGGNNAVNRMIEHGVQGVEFIAVNTDSQALNLSKAEVKMQIGAKLTRGLGAGANPEVGKKAAEESKEQIEAALQGADMVFVTCGMGGGTGTGAAPVVAQIARDLGALTVGVVTRPFSFEGRKRATQATGGIAAMKESVDTLIVIPNDRLLEIVDKSTPMLEAFREADNVLRQGVQGISDLIAVPGLINLDFADVKTIMSNKGSALMGIGVASGENRAAEAAKKAISSPLLETSIDGAQGVLLNITGGSNLSLYEVQEAADIVATAADQEVNMIFGSVINDNLKDEIVVTVIATGFNEEVLQPKPTRPALGQQQKPAQSIPKREPKREEPQAEPTRNTNVQQGEDILDIPTFLRNRNRRR; encoded by the coding sequence ATGCTGGAATTTGAAACAAGTTTAGATACATTAGCAAGAATAAAAGTAATAGGTGTTGGTGGTGGTGGGAATAATGCGGTCAATCGGATGATTGAGCATGGTGTACAAGGTGTTGAATTTATAGCTGTTAATACCGATTCGCAAGCTTTAAATTTATCCAAAGCTGAAGTGAAAATGCAAATAGGTGCAAAATTAACAAGAGGTTTAGGGGCCGGAGCTAACCCTGAAGTTGGTAAAAAGGCTGCTGAAGAAAGTAAAGAACAAATTGAAGCGGCCTTACAAGGTGCCGATATGGTTTTTGTTACTTGTGGTATGGGAGGCGGTACAGGAACAGGAGCAGCTCCTGTTGTTGCTCAAATCGCAAGAGACTTAGGCGCTTTAACAGTAGGTGTTGTCACGAGACCATTCTCATTTGAAGGAAGAAAAAGGGCAACACAAGCTACCGGTGGAATCGCTGCGATGAAGGAATCCGTTGATACGTTAATTGTAATCCCAAATGATCGGCTTCTTGAAATTGTTGACAAAAGCACACCAATGCTTGAAGCATTCCGTGAAGCAGACAACGTTCTTCGTCAAGGGGTACAAGGGATCTCTGACTTAATTGCTGTTCCAGGATTGATTAACCTGGATTTTGCTGATGTTAAAACGATTATGTCTAATAAAGGATCTGCACTAATGGGAATTGGAGTTGCATCAGGTGAAAATCGTGCCGCAGAGGCAGCGAAAAAGGCGATTTCGTCCCCTCTACTTGAAACATCAATTGATGGAGCACAAGGGGTTTTGTTAAACATTACAGGAGGCTCCAATTTAAGTCTTTATGAAGTTCAAGAGGCAGCAGATATTGTTGCAACTGCAGCTGACCAAGAAGTAAATATGATCTTCGGTTCCGTTATTAACGATAATTTGAAGGATGAAATTGTCGTTACAGTTATTGCCACAGGGTTCAATGAAGAAGTATTGCAGCCTAAACCAACTAGACCTGCTTTAGGTCAACAACAGAAACCAGCGCAGAGTATTCCTAAGAGAGAGCCAAAACGTGAAGAACCTCAAGCGGAACCAACTAGAAATACGAATGTTCAACAAGGTGAAGACATTCTTGATATTCCAACATTCTTAAGAAATCGTAATAGAAGAAGATAA
- the spoIIGA gene encoding sigma-E processing peptidase SpoIIGA, with amino-acid sequence MNVYLDIIWLLNFLFDSLLLYLTALILKRDVHFWRVAVGGLIGSIIILLSMTPYHATFSHPFTKLMFSIFMILSVFGFKRFKYFISGLMTFYLITFLVGGSLIGVHYFTRFDMNFSSSLFMANVQGFGDPVSWLFVILGFPIAWHFSRKNFDRIEMTKIQYDQLVNVEIELEGKVYSFKGLVDSGNQLYDPITKWPVMFVSVRKIFNDLSEELKTITGEAEAVMMGDRSIAENWEHKMRVVPYKVMGKEHQLIIALRPDQMTIQHNNELKKIEKGLISLTTQQLSSDDAFQCIVHPKMLINGKNININKQCNESIELTV; translated from the coding sequence TTGAATGTATATCTTGATATTATTTGGCTGTTGAATTTTTTATTTGATAGCCTCCTTCTTTATTTAACTGCATTAATTCTTAAGAGAGATGTGCATTTTTGGAGAGTTGCTGTAGGAGGATTGATCGGTTCTATTATTATCTTATTATCGATGACCCCTTACCATGCAACATTTAGTCATCCGTTCACAAAATTAATGTTTTCCATTTTTATGATTCTTTCGGTATTTGGATTTAAACGCTTTAAATACTTTATAAGCGGATTAATGACGTTCTATTTAATCACTTTTTTAGTAGGAGGATCACTGATTGGTGTCCATTATTTTACGAGATTTGATATGAATTTCTCATCCTCTTTGTTTATGGCGAATGTTCAAGGATTTGGTGATCCAGTCAGCTGGTTGTTTGTCATCCTAGGTTTTCCAATTGCTTGGCATTTTTCTAGAAAAAATTTTGACCGAATTGAAATGACTAAAATTCAATATGATCAACTTGTCAATGTGGAAATCGAATTAGAGGGGAAAGTCTATTCATTTAAAGGACTTGTTGATAGTGGAAATCAGTTATATGATCCGATTACGAAATGGCCTGTTATGTTTGTCTCTGTACGTAAAATATTCAATGATTTAAGTGAAGAATTAAAAACAATCACTGGAGAAGCTGAAGCAGTCATGATGGGAGACAGGTCAATAGCCGAAAACTGGGAGCACAAAATGCGTGTCGTTCCTTACAAAGTAATGGGGAAAGAACATCAACTCATTATTGCACTAAGGCCTGATCAAATGACAATCCAACACAATAATGAGCTTAAAAAAATAGAGAAGGGCTTAATTTCTTTAACCACACAACAGCTTTCATCAGACGATGCTTTCCAATGTATTGTTCATCCCAAAATGCTGATTAATGGGAAGAACATAAATATTAATAAACAATGTAATGAATCAATAGAGTTAACGGTCTAA
- the ftsA gene encoding cell division protein FtsA, producing MNSNEIYVSLDIGTSSVKVIIGEMVNDTLNIIGVGNVPSEGLRKGSIVDIDETVHSIKRAIEQAERMIGMDIQQVIVGITGNHIMLQSSHGVVAVSSENREITDDDIARVIDAAQVVSIPPEREIIDVIPKQFIVDGLDEIHDPRGMIGVRLEMEGSIITGSKTILHNILRCVEKAGLEILDITLQPLAAGAYALSKDEKNLGVVLVDIGGGSTTIAIFDQGELISTTVLPVGGDHITKDISIGLRTTSEEAEKIKLKYGNAFYDHASEDIVFDVSMIGSDQHQRFSQLELSDIIEARMEEIFELVLAELNRLGIQDVPGGFVLTGGVANTPGVLEIAQIVLQSRVRIASPDYIGVREPQYTTAVGLIKFAYKNARVQGKQMSDPTVAQEVKEKRPVKKQTQTKQPKQEKQPEEKVSTKMKKFFGYFFE from the coding sequence ATGAACAGCAATGAAATATACGTTAGCCTTGACATCGGTACATCCAGTGTGAAAGTAATCATAGGTGAAATGGTAAATGATACACTTAATATTATTGGAGTCGGGAATGTTCCTTCAGAAGGATTACGAAAAGGTTCAATTGTTGATATAGATGAAACCGTTCATTCTATTAAAAGAGCAATAGAACAGGCTGAAAGAATGATTGGCATGGATATCCAGCAAGTGATTGTTGGAATTACAGGAAATCATATTATGCTTCAGTCTTCACACGGAGTTGTAGCCGTTTCAAGTGAAAATAGGGAGATTACAGACGATGACATAGCAAGAGTTATCGACGCTGCGCAAGTCGTATCGATTCCTCCTGAAAGAGAAATCATTGATGTCATTCCAAAGCAATTTATTGTCGATGGACTTGATGAAATCCATGATCCAAGGGGGATGATCGGAGTTCGCCTTGAAATGGAAGGATCGATTATTACTGGTTCCAAAACGATACTACATAATATTTTACGCTGTGTAGAAAAAGCTGGCTTAGAAATTTTGGACATTACCTTACAGCCATTAGCTGCAGGTGCATATGCTTTATCGAAAGATGAAAAGAATCTGGGTGTTGTGCTTGTTGATATCGGTGGAGGATCTACAACAATTGCCATATTTGATCAAGGTGAATTGATTTCTACTACTGTTCTTCCGGTGGGTGGAGATCATATAACGAAAGATATTTCAATTGGTCTACGTACAACATCCGAGGAGGCAGAAAAGATAAAGTTAAAATACGGGAATGCCTTCTATGATCATGCATCAGAAGATATTGTCTTTGACGTATCAATGATTGGCAGCGATCAACATCAGCGGTTTAGCCAATTGGAATTAAGTGATATCATCGAAGCAAGGATGGAAGAAATATTTGAACTAGTACTTGCCGAATTGAATCGATTAGGTATTCAAGATGTGCCTGGCGGATTTGTATTAACGGGTGGAGTCGCCAATACGCCGGGTGTTTTAGAAATTGCTCAAATTGTCCTGCAAAGTCGTGTGCGGATTGCTAGTCCTGATTATATTGGTGTTAGAGAACCGCAATATACAACTGCAGTCGGACTTATCAAATTCGCCTATAAAAATGCTAGAGTTCAAGGAAAACAAATGAGTGATCCTACTGTTGCTCAAGAAGTGAAAGAGAAGCGTCCTGTTAAAAAGCAAACTCAAACAAAGCAACCAAAACAAGAAAAGCAACCAGAGGAAAAAGTTTCTACAAAAATGAAAAAGTTTTTTGGTTACTTTTTTGAGTAA